GCGATGTCCCCGGTCGATTAAAGCCGCCAATTGAATATTTTGCGGACGCCCCAAATCCATAATGGCATCCATAGCGGCCCGAATAGTGCGCCCGGTATACAAAACATCATCCACCAGCACGACTTTTTTATTCTCAATGGAAAAATTCACCGCGGTTTGCCGGATCACGGGCTGATGGCTTAAGGTAGACAAATCATCCCGGTAAAGGGTGATATCAAGCACCCCCACCGGCACCTGACTTCCCTCAATCAGCTTGATTTTTTCGGCCAGCCGCCGGGCCAAAGGTACACCACGCCGCCTTATGCCGATCAGTACCAAACTATCCGTACCCTTATTGCGCTCAATAATTTCGTGCGCAATGCGGGTCAGAGCACGCCTGATACCGTCTTGATCAATGATGCGGGCCTTCTCCCTTAATACTGTCAAGACAATTCGCCCCCCGGCTTTTAAAATGGCATCAAAAAAACCTGTCTACCCGGTAAGAGGCATAGACAGGTATACTATAACCCTGCGTTGCTCTATGTATCCTTACCGATCTCACGGGACCGATATTAAAGGTGACTTTTCACTTAAATAATACTATCAAAAACACAGGTGACCGTCAACGGGTTTTTAGAAAACCACAGGGACCGTTCCGCCGGCTGGTGCTGTCTAGCCGGTGCCAGGCACCAGATGTTGAAAGTTGAAAATCTTTAGTTTGCAACTTTCAACACTTGGTGCCTGGCACCAGTCAGACAATTAAAGTTTGTTAATCCCCAGGAAAATCAGGGCCACCCCAAGCATTATAGAGGCCGTGCCGGCAAGCGACACTTTACCGGCCAACCCCACAAGTCCCAGGGTGGTTACAGTAATAAACACGGTGGGACCGACCACGGCCAGCACCGCATTAATTTTAAAAGCCGTCTCCACTTTATTAAAGTGCAGCATTAACAATGCCGCTGTAAATTCAATAGACGCCGATAAGAGCCTCAGCGCTGCCATAGAAATGACAATCTTATCAAACACAAAAAACATTTTTTTCCCCCCCGAATAATTACTATTTTTTCTTATGCGGGGACAGGCGTTAAAATGCATAGCACCTTCGAGCGGGAGATAAAATATCGGTGTGTTTAAAAAAAGGATGTGAACCGTTATGGAGACAAAAGCCGGAAACGCTGTACTGGCCGCCATAGCAGGCGTGCCGTTCATTATGGTGCTGGGCAATTCCATGCTCATACCGGTATTGCCGCAGTTGCAAGAAGCACTGCACCTAAGCCAGTTAAAAGTCAGCATGATCATCACCGCATTTTCCGTACCCGGCCTGCTAATTCCGCTGGCCGGCTTTTTATCCGACCGGATCGGACGCAAAAAAGTAATAATTCCCGGCTTAATTTTATACGGCTTGGGCGGAATAATCGCCGGACTGGCCGCAGTATTACTGACTGAAAGAGCCTATACATGGATTATCAGCGGTCGTATTGTTCAAGGTATCGGCGCCGCGGGCACCTCTCCCATTGCCATGGCCCTGACCGGGGATTTATTTGCCGGTCTCCGGCGCAGTAAAGCGCTGGGAGTGGTGGAGGCCGCCAACGGATTCGGCAAAGTACTCAGCCCCGTGCTGGGTGCAGCCATCGGTCTGATTGCCTGGTACGCCACCTTTTTATTTTTCCCGGCTATTATCATTCCCATCGTACTGGGTATTTGGTTTTTAGTAAAGGAACCCCAAAGCAATCGGGCTACCCAAAGCGTAGCTCAGTATGGCAAATCCATAAAAGAAGTATTTCAAAAAAAATCAGCCCTGCTGGTCACCATTTTCTTAAGCGGTATGGTAGCGCTGCTTATACTTTTCGGTATGTTATTTTTCTTGAGCGATTACCTGGAAGAAACCATAGGTCTGACCGGTATCATTAAAGGTGCGGCCCTAGCCATACCCGTGCTGTTCATGTCCGTTACCTCATATGTCACCGGCCTGCTGATCAAAAAAAAGGTTCAGCTAATGAAATGGCTGGTAGTAACCGGGCTCGGGCTGGTAGCCGCCTCTCTGGCTACATTAAACTTATACCAGAACATTTACTTTTTCTTCGCCGGCATTTCCGTTACCGGACTGGGTACGGGACTGCTTCTGCCCTGTTTAAACACCATTATTACCAGCACCACGGCCGCCGAGGAAAGAGGTTTGATTACTTCAGTATACGGCAGTGTACGTTTTTTAGGCGTGGCCGCGGGACCACCCCTGTTTGGATACCTGATGGGTATCAGTAACGCTTATATGTACTGGGGCGGTGCCATACTGGCCGGTACGGCGGCGCTGACAGCATTGTTTTTAATCAGAGTAAAGGACATGAAACAAACAGCGAACGATACAGAACAAGGACAACAGCCGCAGCAAGCAAATACTTCGTCAGTTCAGGCCATCAAAACTGAATTTGTATTTTCCCCGGCTCGTAAACCTATACCCGAGGGAAAGGAAAACACAGGGAACACCAGACGGAATTAAATCAACGGATTTCGTTAAGAGTGCAAATTTAAAGCATTGGGATTGTCCCAACCCTCCCGCTCGTATTTTTACACCATGTTCCTCTCCCGTCTAAAAGTGCATCGCATAAGCAGCACTTGGCCCGCACCGGCGGGGTAAAATCACTAACCCTGGCGACTGCCGTTTGCTGTGGCAGTTGCCAAAGCTGCGTCCATATAATATCCTAAATCAAATAATTACTGTGCAACCAAAAAACGATCATGGGCTACTTTAGCCGGATTTGATGGTGGCCTTATAATTCCGGCTATTATTTATAATTCTCCTGACTTTATTGGGACTTAGCGCCTATAACTATTGGTAAACGCTCAAGGCCCTTTGAAATACTTGATATGACTGGGCGCCCACCAGCCTTTTCTTATCATTGATGATAAATGCAGGTACAGCCGTGATCTCGTATTGCCGGGCCAATTCCCGCGCCTTTTGCAAGCGCGGCAAAAAAGGCTGTTTATCCAGCGTTTCCATTAGTTCATCTTCATTTAAGCCAATCTCTTTAAACAACTTGATAAGCACCTGTTTATCGCCGATATTCATTTCCTCTTGAAAATAAGCTTTAAACAGCCGGGCATGTGCTTGTTCATATTTTCCTTTGTCCCGGGCAAATTCGCTGGCCTGCAGCGCCAGACATGAATTGGCCACGAGATTCATGCCACTAAAATTAATCCCGTAGGGTTTACCGGCCCGCCGAAAGTTTTCCAACATCTTATCTATATCCACATCGGGAAACAAATCCTTAATAAGCTTTCCTTCGGGCGGTGTTTCAGGATGCAACTCATAACCAACCCACTCCTCGGCAATGTCAAATTCCTGCTTCAATTTTTCGACAATACCTTTGCCGATATAGCAAAAAGGTCATACATAATCTGAAAGAATAGTCATTTTAATCGCCATTGTTATAAAACCTCCAAACAAATGTGAATCAAGTCAAACCAGTATGCCTAAAGTATAACATTTAAAGCGCATAAATCCAAAGTTATTCATTCATTACACCAAATCACTAAAACATCTGGTCTTAAAAAACAAAAAAGGGCAGGGGATACAGTCACCTGCCCAACCGTGCCTCTATTTGCCGGCTTAATTCATTATTCCCTAATTAAATATAAAAGTTTATCATCTATACCGTAAAACATGGGTACCACCAAAATCTTAGGATAACGTAGACGTAACCTTTGGGCTTCGCTAATAACAAAATCCATTTCATTTACAATCTCAAACATAGGTACGAAATGCATAAAGTGTTCTTCAGCCAGCTTTTTGTCCCAGCCCGCGTTTTCCACCAATCCCCGCACAAATTTATCCTTGCGGGCCATTAAGTTTACCATGCCGCATTTATCATGGCCGATTAAAGCAACAGCCTTAACTCCCCCAACAGCTATGGCATATGATAATTTAAACTCACTATAACGGAGATTGCCCCCGCCGGTGCGCAGCACATAGGCAAAGTTATCGGGTATGCGTAAGTGTTTACGGTTATCCATACACATACCGATTAGCAATTCCGCATGCTCATAGCTATGCAGTGGATATTGCAGGTTATGGTATTGAAGTAAGCGACCGATGGGAGTATCACGATACTGGGGGAAAATATCACCAACAGAACGAATCGGCACCAGGTTATCCATTTTTCATCCTCCCTCATAAATTTTATAAATATGTTATGTATTGTCATAAATATATTTGTGCTATAATTCACTTGGATGTCTAAAAAAATATAAAAATTATAATACAAATTGCAAATCCAGTGACAATTTTTTTATTATTCGACCAGCGCATATTGGATTCCTGCAAAGAAAGTGAATTATTTCTTAAAACAAAAAAATAAATAATTATTGCTTCAGCATGTTTATTTTACGGAAAACCATGACTCCGCGTATTTTGTTGTAACCGGATAACGGTAATATTCGCCTGACAAACATTTAATAATAGCTACAATGGCAAAAACAGTATATATCAGTGCCAATATAGCCAGGGGTATAACCAACAAAAGACCGATAAGTATCAGACACAGTATTCCTACCGCCACACCCAAGAGCAGGGATATAATATGCATGGTCAGCGATTCCCGGGCGTGGTGGCACACAAAATCATCATCCTTCTTAAGTAAATAAACAACTAAAGGCACTAAAACCGGTAAACCCAGGAATATAGAACCGTGACAAATTGCACCCATAAGTTTGCTTTCCGGTGGTACCATTTACTATTCACCTCCCATCTACCGGAATAGAAAGTATATTTATCCTTAACAGAGGCCCGCGCCTCTATAAGCAGCACCCAAGATGAATATTATAAATTAGCATGTCATAGCAAAAGCGAAAAAACATCATCTCATATTGGATCTTAAACCTGCGAACGCACAGACTTGCGACTAGAAAGCCAGCACCGGGCCATATTGTTTCAACCAGCGGCGGCGCGTCGGGTAATCAGGCAACACCGCCCCCACCAAGCTCCAAAATGCCGGACTGTGATCGAGTCTTAACAAGTGGCATAACTCATGCACAACAATATAATCTATAATGCCTATGGGAGCCATCACCAAATGCCAGTTGAAGTTCAAATTACCCTTTCCCGAACAACTGCCCCAGCGATGTTTTTGTTCCTTTATCCTAATCTTCGCCGGTTTTACGCCTACGCCCTTAATATAGAAATCTATCCTGTCGTTTATTGTATAATTAGCCTGCGTTTTGTACCATTTTACCAGCGTATCACGAACCGCTGCCGCACCGTTATCCCGATAAAGCGGCAAAGGCACATCGACAAGCATTTGCCGTCCATTTATCCTTACCGCCCCATTCATTACCTGCTCATTAATATGCACCTTAACAGTATATTGGTTACCCAAAAAAAAGAATTGTTCTCCGTCCGCAAACGACCTGGGCACCGGACATCCGGACAATACCGACAGATAATCCAGCTTTTCTATTATCCAAACACTCTTATCCTGTATAAAACGCTTAACCACCCCGGTATTATATTGTTCCGGCGCCGTGACCGTAACACCATCTTTTGCATCAACAGTTATTTTTAGGGATAAAGCTTTATGGCTGCGTTTAACTGTATATTCCATCACCCGGTCATCCAGTACCAATCGCGGCAAGACAAACACCAACTTTCCATTGCTGTCTTTCATATTTTCTCATTATCTCCCGCGATTAGCAACCCAACCTTTATGTAAACAGTTATCAATCGGCGCGCCTGCCCGATAATACCTCTATAGTAATATTAAAAAAAGGGAAACCGCAGCAGTTACGGCTTCCCCTTTTAGTTAGTCCATTATCCATTTAATCGTCTTCTTCGGCCACCACTTCAAAAGTCCAGTCGGTAACGCCAATACCGGAGAATTCATTCCCTGATAAGTCCTCAATTATACCTGACGGGATGGATATGTTATATTCTCCCACGGGCAGTTCTCTATCAAATTGAATAATTAGCTCGTCTTCGTCAATATCTATATCGTCCGGTATTATCACAAAGTATCTGGCTCTGTTAAACACTATCACGGCATTTTCGTTTGGTTTTTTGCCCACCCACCGCACTTTTTCATCAAATTGCACGGTAATTTCCTCGAGGTCGCCCTCAAACTCTTCACCATCTTCCGGATTTAATTCGTCTATTTCCGGGGCGTCTTCATCCTCATCCTCAAAGGTAGCAAATTCCCAGTCTTCCGAATCAATACCCGCAAATTTATTGCCCTGGCCATCTTTGATTATATTGGCGGCAACATCCACCGCAAAACGGCAGTCCTCGTCAAGCTCTTTCTTCAGCTCAATGATCAATTTCCGGCCATCAATATCAATATCCCATATATCAATACTCCGGTCGTCTGTAATGTTTTCCACCTCGATACCTTCCTTGATATCGTTCAAGGATTTAACGGGGTAAATTTTTTCGTCAAAAGTTACTACCAGTGTATCAAGGCCGGCCGGCACATTTTCAGCATCGTTTTCGGGATTAAGCTCATCAACTTCCGGAGCATCCTCGTCTTCTTCTTCATCCGCATCATCATTACCTGCGGCGCCGTCCGAACCGGCGCTCACCACTATGGCATTGCGGGCCGGGTTCAGCACCATTGAAACCGCGTAATCTTTTTCTATGTCTTCTAAATCCGCTGCTTTGCCATCAATAAAAATCGCCGCATCATCAGCTACCTGCACCAGCACCAGCGGACTATTGTCATCGTCGCCAACCTTTAGGGAAATGTAAGCCGGGTCCGACGGCATAACCTCATCCACAATACCTTTAATGTAATTAAATTTAGGGTTTAACGAAAACATGTACTGGCACCGAAACAGCATAGCCGCGATTTCCGCTCTTTGCACTTTATTCCGGGGTTTGAAGACATTACCGGGGTAACCCTTCATGATACCGGCTTGAGACATTTGAGCCACGTATTTCTCAGCATAACCAGGTATTTGACCGGCGTCGCTGAATTGCACCTCACCACTTAATACATTTTCCAGCCCATCATTGTTTAACAGCGCCCTGGCCAGCCACATAGCCACCTCATATCTTTGGGCCGCTTCCGTCCCGTCAAAATCCTTCAGCTCTTCCCTGGTAATAATACCCTTATCCAAAGCCAAGGCAACCATATCACCGGCCCAGCTTTTAGTTACCAATTTTAAACTGCTTCGGGAGGGTGCTTGATCTTCACAGCCCAAAGCCCGCATTAACATAACCAGGGCTTCGTTTTTAGATACTTCTTTTTGCGGATAAAACTTTCCGTCGGGAAATCCCGCAATAATGCCTTGTTTCTGCATAGCCGACACGGGCTCCGCCGCCCAGTGGTTTACAACATCGCCCATCATCCTAAAGGGCATCTTCTTGGTCTGGGTATATTCTATTTTTTTCACTTGGCCCAGCGGTTTGTTGTTATTGCCTTTACCGTTACTTCTAGCCAGGACATCAGCCGGAGCCGCTGTCACGGCAAATGTCAATACCGCCACCGTAAGCAAACCGCCAATAAAACATTTCCAACTTTTAGTACGCAATAATAACCACTCCCCCGAATTAATTTTGGATGGATTTAACCTCCTGCCTTTATATACGAAAGAACACCGTTATTTGGCAGGTCAACCCGGTAACCAACCTGATAAAAAATGAATATTTTCTATCAGGTGCACAATAGTTCCTATCCCGGCTGGAAAAATAAAAAGGGGGTGGACATCTGCATGCGTTCCCCCGATGCATGCAATCACCGGGAAGGGAGTTGATAATTTGACCGAATACGCTCATAACAGCAACTGGCAAGAAATTATATCTTACCCGTTGGGTAACCGGACGAGTAAACCCAGAAACAAAGGTCTGACTATGGTAATCGACAAAGGCATGGGCCTGGGTGAAACCCGGGACCTGTTACAAATTAATTATCAGCACATTGATTTTATCAAGCTGGGTTTCGGCACGCCCGCGCTTTATGCCGCAGGTACTCTGGAGGAAAAGATTCAGCTGGTTCGTTCCTATAACATTGATATTTACCCGGGGGGCACCTTTTTGGAAGTAGCGCTATGGCAAAACAAAATCAGGGAGTTTCTCGACAGATGCAATTTTTTTGGCTTTACGGCCATTGAAGTTAGCGACGGGACCATACCCCTGAGCGGGGAGGTGAGAGAACAAGCAATTGCGCTAGCTGCGGAAAAAGGCTTTAGGGTACTGACTGAAGTAGGCAAAAAAAACAACGACGTTCAAATCCCTGTGAAAACACTGGCCCGGATAGCCCTGCGTGATTTGCAAAACGGCGCTTACAAGGTTATACTGGAGGGCCGTGAATGCGGTCTGAATGTGGGACTTTATGATGCCAGAGGCAAAATGGCGGATGATGATTTGCAGCTGTTAATGGATTATATCAGCGATCCATCATTGATTATCTGGGAAGCACCGCTTAAGACTCAACAGCAGGACTTAATCGCCCGGTTTGGGTCGGATGTTAACCTGGGAAATATTCCGCCTCAGGAAGTGCTCGCGGTAGAGGCCCTGCGAGTGGGCTTGCGGGCCGATACCTTGCAGCTGGCCATAGACAACCTGGAAGAAATCTAACTGCTTAACTTAGCATGGTAATACAATGGACAGCGGCGGCATATATTTACTAAAAATTGTCATTGCGAGGCGAGATTATGAACGGAGTACCACTGCTTGTAGCGTTACTCCTGGTGGGCATTATTGCCCGCTCTAATTTAATTGCCACCGCTGCCTGCGTATTACTGATTATAAAATTTACCAACCTGAATTTTATATTTTCCCTGTTGGAAAAAAGAGGCCTGGAAATAGGCTTATTATTTTTATTACTGGCCATTTTAGTACCTGTGGCCAGCGGTAAAGTAACCGAAAAAGAATTGTTAGGCACTTTTACGTCACTGCCGGGCATACTGGCCATCCTCGGAGGGGCACTGGCCACCCATTTAAACGGTGAAGGATTGCGGTTATTGCAAATCGACCCGGAGATAATATTCGGCCTGCTGATTGGCTCGGTATTCGGCATTGTTTTCCTAAACGGTGTCCCTGTGGGACCGCTGATGGCAGCCGGATTAACCGCACTGTTTCTGGAAACAATCCACTTATTCAAGTGAAAGCAAAGTTTTATAATCTATGTTTTCGCCAATGCCAAGTTTATTCAGTATAACAGTCAGTTCTTTCGGCAATGGGACGGTGAATTCAAGGTAATCACCGCTGCGAGGATGCATAAACCCCAGAATATAAGCGTGCAAAAACTGACCATTCAAACCAAAATGCGGTTTACCCGGCCCGTATTTGGAGTCCCCTACCAGCGGGCAGCCAATATAAGCCATATGCACCCTGATCTGATGGGTGCGCCCCGTTTCCAGGCGCAGCTTCAACCATGTATAATTACCCGCTCGCTCCAGCACCCGGTAACGGGTCACCGCTGCCTTGCCATTGCGCTGGGTTACAGCCATTCTCTGCCGGTCCCGGGGATCCCGGCCAATGGGTGCGTCAACCACCCCCCGCTCACCGGCCGGAGCCCCATGAGCCAGGGCCAGATAGCCCCGGCGAACGCTGTGCTCCTTTAACTGGCCCGCCAGGTTTTCGTGGGCCAGATCATTTTTGGCTACCATTAATAAACCCGAGGTATCCTTGTCAATGCGGTGTATGATGCCGGGTCGAAGCACCCCGTTTATACCCGAAAGGTCTTGACAGTGATGCAATAATGCATTAACCAGCGTTCCCGCATAGTTTCCCTCCGCCGGGTGCACAACCATCCCTCTGGGCTTGTTCACTACAATAACATCTTTGTCTTCATAACATATAGCAAGGGGAATGGATTCCGGACGCACTTGAAGCTTTACGGGCGGCGGTACGTTCACCACTATCGCATCGCCTTTTTTTAAACGATAATTGGCCCGGGACGTTGCCCCGTTCACCGTGACGACACCATCACTGATTAGCTTTTGCACAAATGACCGGCTCAGCTGCTCCTCCCTGGATGTTACAAAAACATCCAGGCGCATTCCGGTATGCTCCGCATCCGCCAGGTACATTTCAGTTTTTGGCACTGTCATCCACCCTTTGCCGTTCCTCTTTATCACCGCGCCAAATATCGATAATCAATAGCAAGGCTCCGATTACTATGGCAGTGTCCGCCAAGTTAAAAATCGGCCAGACCCGAAAATCCAAAAAGTCAATGACCCGTCCCAGGCGCACCCGGTCAATTAAGTTGCCCAATGCACCGCCTACTACCAGCCCCAAGGCTATACGCGCCCAAATTCTTTTCCGCGGCAAATACCGGTACCCCACAAGCACACCGACAATTACCAGCAGCGTGACAATAATAAAAAAGGTGGTCCGATTGGCCAGCACACCAAAGGCAGCCCCCGGATTCAATATATAAGTAATATAAAACACCGGCGGGAACACAGGTATTGACTCCCCCGGCAGCATACGCAATGTGATTATGTACTTGGAGAACTGATCCACTATCATTGCAACCAAAACAATAACAATAAAGCGCAAAGTTTAAAACCCTCCCTAAAATATAGCACTATATGATATAATACCACATGTTAATGTATTAAAAACAAATTGATATTCTTTTTTAGGAGCCCATATCTATGTACTGGATTCCCGCCACCTTGTGGATGGCCCTGATATACTACTTATCCGGACGCACGGGCAGTGAACTTAAATCATTGTTTCCATTAATAGAAAACTTCAACCCGGGTCATATAGCAGCCTACTTTGTACTGGCACCCTTGTATTATCTGGCTTTATATAAGCATAACCACAACCGTTCTTTTATGAAAGCATTTTTATTATGTCTTTTATACGGCATTACCGATGAAATACACCAGCATTTTATCCCCACGCGTTTCCCCGATATATATGATTTAGCCAGGGACCTTTTAGGTGCCGGGCTGGGATTAGCTATAGTTTACCTGGCAAAAAAGAAAAGGGGCCTTAAATCCCACGGTAAACGATAAATAAATGAGAAGGAACTCCCCACTTATAGAAGCGGGAGTCTTGGAAATTGATGCGCTAATTAATTGCACTAATTGCTCTTTTCTAAAAATTTTTAATCTTAAAATTTTTAGAAAAGCAGGACTTTTTCAAAATTAAGAAGAAATTTATTATATAATGCAATTAGATTATTTTGAAATATTCTGGCTTGGTAAATTTAGCTAGGAATCAAAAAAATTATGTGGCCATGAATTTTTCAGAATAGCTAATCAACTGAAACAGTTATGTTTATCTTTAGGGGGGTTATGATATGCAAGATGTTGTAATAGTAGCAGGTGCTCGCACACCCATCGGCGATTTTGGCGGCTCACTGCGTACCGTTACCGCCGGCGGACTGGCCGTTACAGTAATTAAAGAAGTGCTTAAACGCTCCGGCATTAACCCGGCGGAAATTGATGACGTAATCCTGGGCTGCTGCGTACAAAGCAGCGAAGAACCCAATATAGGCCGCACCGCGGCACTAATGGCCGGACTGCCGGACACAGTACCTGGCATGACTATTCAGAGACAATGCGCTTCAGCTATGCAGGCGATTATTTCCGGTTACCAGCAGATTGTTACCGGCGACTCGGATATTGTTTTGGCCGGCGGCACTGAAAGCATGAGTACAGCCCCTTATGTGCTGAAAAAAGCTCGCTGGGGTATGCGCCTGCAGCACGGCGAATTTACCGATGCGTTATGGGAAACGCTCACCGACCCCATACATAAAATAATGATGGGAGAAACAGCGGAGCGACTGGCCGAAAAGTACAGCATTACCAGGGAAGAACAGGACATTATTGCTTATCGCAGTCATAGGAACGCTATCAATGCCATTGAACAAGGTTACTTTGCCAAGGAAATTGTACCTGTACCGGTTCCCCAGCGTAAAGGAGATCCCGTGCCGGTAGACCGGGACGAACACCCCAGAGCGGAAATCAGTCTGGACAGCCTTGCCAAGCTGCGTCCGGCGTTTCGCAAAAACGGCACCGTGACGGCTGGTAACGCTTCAGGATTAAATGATGCCGCCGCGGCAGTATTGGTCATGTCCCTGGATAAAGCCCGGCAATTGGGATTAAAGCCGCT
This genomic interval from Desulfoscipio sp. XC116 contains the following:
- a CDS encoding acetyl-CoA C-acetyltransferase, encoding MQDVVIVAGARTPIGDFGGSLRTVTAGGLAVTVIKEVLKRSGINPAEIDDVILGCCVQSSEEPNIGRTAALMAGLPDTVPGMTIQRQCASAMQAIISGYQQIVTGDSDIVLAGGTESMSTAPYVLKKARWGMRLQHGEFTDALWETLTDPIHKIMMGETAERLAEKYSITREEQDIIAYRSHRNAINAIEQGYFAKEIVPVPVPQRKGDPVPVDRDEHPRAEISLDSLAKLRPAFRKNGTVTAGNASGLNDAAAAVLVMSLDKARQLGLKPLARIVSHARAGVEPDLMGYGPVPAIKKALQRAGMTLADMDLIELNEAFAAQYLACEKLLDVNRDITNVNGSGISLGHPVGCTGARIVITLLNEMERRNAHYGLASLCVGGGMGTAIIVEREV